The nucleotide sequence AAAACTGCCCTTGTTCGTGGGGTCGTCGGCATAGGTGTAGAACACCTCTCCGCGCCGGACAGCGGTCACTTTCATCACGGCGAAGGGTTGCGTGCCATCGGGGAGCAGTCGACGGAAGCTTGAGTGGGTGAACTGCATTCCGCGCTTTGGCTGTAGCGATACAGGTTCGTCCGCTGCCATGCCGATCTCCTTGTCCCGGGCGTTCGTCACCTGATTGTGCACCTCCTCAGCGACGCTGCTTGGTCAAAAACGGCCGAAGATCGAGTGGGTACCTCACGGCCGCGAGGACGCGGCGCTCGCCGGTCTGCACTCCGGGCGCGGTACGCACTGATAAGGGGGCTTATCAGTTCCATCTTTGCATTGTCGCACTCCAGCGTTCGAAACTGGTTGCTATGACGACTGTTTCGAGTTGCAGGGAGGACCATTCGATGGTGGCAAACATCGAAGTACCACGGACCACCGATGCGGCACACGCTAGCTCTTGGAGTGATTTCAGTCGACCGGTCTGGGATTTCGCACAGGTGCTGCGCGCGGCTGATCTCATGCCGTCCGATGAGGATGAGTATTGGGGAAAACCGCACAAATGGGATCCTGAGCATCAGTTGTGGGACGCTGCGGGCTGCCCCTGTGAGCCGGACGGTGGCGAACCAATGTCGTTGGGGTGGCGCCGATTCCTGGATGCTGTGACCCAGCGCGAGGCGTCGCAGTGACCGGAAATGCAGCAGCTGCTGCGCAGTTTGAGGGGCAGATGTTCGAGTATCGCGGCGTGCGGTACACCATTTGCGAGACGGACGGGGTTGTGGATCTGTTGCCGGACGGCTCAGGGCTTTTGTTGGCACGTAACCGACGAGGGGATCTCGTCACCTTGGCCGTGGTCGCGCATGACGGTCGGATCGTGCGCGTCGCAACGAAGCGTGGACCTTGGGCTGACGTGGTGCCGGTCGATGACTAGCAGCTGCACTGTTCCATGATAGTGGTTGCGCAGCAGGGCATTCGGCGGATCTGGCGATACATCGCTTGGACCTGCGCGTGACGCAGTCCGGGCAAGGCCAGGGGCGTCCAGGTTGGTTTGCGACGGCTCATGCGGAGTCTCTGGCAAGGTCGGCGATGGGCTGAGCGATCCCAGATCCGCCCGTCCAGCGGCTGATGTCCATGACGATCCCTCGTTGGGGTGGGAATATGGCCGATGCCTGTTCCCGTCTTGCCGCACTTTAGGACATACGACTAGCCGGTCGAGGAGCCTGATAGCGCGTCGGTGGCCGAGATCTCCAGGCTTCTCTGTGTCGAGCCGATGCGAATTGGACGCCGGTGTCGATCCAACGAGTCGATGGTTCCCGTGAGTCCGTACTCCCGTCGCCCCGCGGCACCGCGGTGCAGGGCTTCCGCGGGTTCGGGCGGGCCGTCACTGTGACGGTTTGTTGGCGGTCGAGAGGATGCCCAGGATCAGGGCGAGGTGTTCGGGATCGGCGCGGGGAGGTTGGATTCGGGCGTCGTAGCCATTGGGATGGTTGAGGTTGATCCGCCGGCGGCCGCGAAGGCCTCCGTATTCTCCGTGAGTGAGCGCTTCCATGCCAGTGGAGAACAGTTCGGTGAAGCTGGTATTGGGATAGTCCTTACCCATGTAGCTGGAGGCGAAGCCGTCTTCGATTACGTATTCGTTTTTGGCGTAGCGGGTTTGAGGTAGCCCGGCAGTGCGACGGCGCAGGAACTCTTTGGTTGCGATGCTGATGTCGGGGTTGAAGTCCTCCATGCGGTGCCCGAGTTCATGGACCATCGATCGGGAGTCGGAGTAGGTGAGTTCGGCAACGGGCTCGGGGTCTCGATGTGTGGTGACCATGGTGCGGGTGCCGGTCACGTAGATGACTTGTTCGGGTGCGCCGTCGTGTGGGGATGGCCTGGTGGCAGTGCGGAGGGTGGCAGGTTCGCGGGGGCGCTCGCTGTTCCACAGGTCGATGAGCTCTTGTACGCGCGCGAGGGTTTCTGGGGTGTTGACCAGCACGGTGCGTTGCGCGGCGCGTCGATCGGTGTCGTCGGCGGGGTTTCCTTCGGCCATGGCGGCGGGGTTGGTGACGTAGGGCCAGCTGGCGAAGCGGCCCGTGGTTAGTGCGTCGCGTAGGTCGAATACCTGTTTGGTGGTGCGGCGGCGCTTCTGGCGTTGAGCGCGGCTGTAGTGGGCTCGGGCTTTTGAACGTTTGGCCACCATGGGGAGCAGACTGTTTGATCGCTCGACCATGTCGTCGGGGTATAGGGCTGTGGTGGCGGTGAGCATGGAGCGGTCGGAGCGGGTCATCTTGTCGTGGTTGGCTGGCGTGATTGTGACGGTGCCGAATGAGCGTTCCTGGCTGAGCAGTTGATAGTAGGTGTCTCGGATGATGTTGGTGCGCAGGGTATTGAGCTGCTCTTCGCGTTGTGCGATGTCGCGGTTGATGGTCGTTGCCGCGTTGAGGTAGGCGTATCGGGCGGCAGTGATGTCGGCCTGGTCCGCTGGCGGGTGCTGGTCGCGGATCCGGTAGAAGGCGTTTTCTGCTTCGATGCGGCGGCGGTTGAACTGCTCGACCTCGGCGGCGATGGACGCGTCGTCGAGGCCGTGGGCCTGGAGTGCGGCTTCGAGTTGGGGTTCGGCGCGGTCACGTAGAGCGGCTCCGTGGTCGAGCAATGCGTTGAGGTATTCGGCTCGGGTTTGTGGGTCCGTGGGATTGGTGCGCAGCGCGTTGAGCGCGCCGTCTGCGACGGCGCGCGTCGACAGATGGTTGTGATGCGGGTTGTCGTCGGTCGCCTGGTGCTCGGTGGACGCGACGGGGCCGGTGGGATCGAGGAGGTCGGTGCCCGCGGGCACGGACTGGGCGGTGCGCAGGGCGTAACGCAGGCGTTGGTAGGCGCGGCGACGATCGCCACGGGCGCATGGGCAGCGGCGGCCACCGTCTGTTTGGGATCGGCACATGGTGCGAAAGCTATGCTCACCTGTCTTTTCCTCGTCCCTTCCCCGGGCGTGTCGTGTCGTGGGTGTCGCCACCGGATGGCCCGCATTGAGGGTGAGCGATCAGAGATAGCCCGAGAATTGCCGGCCGGGGTGGGCCTGGCCGCATTACCGTGGAGTGCATGGGCAAGCCGGTCACGTTCACGTTTCGCACCGATTCGGGTGTGGTGGCGTATACGGCCAATGAGCGTCCCGTTGGCGGAGATGCGGGTTTTGTGGCCGGCGGTCTGCTCGGTGGAGACGAGCACCTTGTGGAGTGGGTGACGTTCATGCTGACCGAGCGTCAGGTCAGCAAGGTTCGAGTCGTTGAACCCAACGTCGACTTTGTGTTCACCGAAAGCCGGGATACTCCCGCCGATGTAGCAGCAGCGTTTCTCGCTGTCGGCGGCGGCCGCGGGGAGCTCTCCCCCGCCGGCTGGGACGTTCTACTGGATGCGCTGCCCGTGGCGGCACGCGCACCGCGCGACGATGCCGTCGTGTACTGATTGCCCAGCGTCATCTATCGCGCATTGTTTGCCTACGCTGTCGTGACAGCACGCTAATGCTAGTCTGCTGATTGCGGGCACTACCCATCCTTTCGGTTGACGCCAAACCTAAAGCGTCCGCAGACTGCCCCGGCCGCTGTGCGGTCCGGGGCGATGTCTTTTGTAGCCAGCGCTGCCTATCGCGGCCGGATGTACTGCCAGGTGTCCCCTACCCGCCGGCTCAGGTGAACTTGTACCCGCCGCCACGCAGGCCGGGTGAGTTTGAGGGCATAGGCGTTGGCGTACAGCGACTCTGGAAGACCGATCGCCTGGGCCTGAGCGAACGACTTGTGGTCGCGGGAGCGCAGCTCCTGCACGAACTCGCGGTGGGCGATGTCGATGGGAATCTGAGTGAACAGCCCGGCGGTGCGCGACCATAGTTTTGCGCTGGGAACGTCGGGCTGATAGCCCATTTGTCGTTGCAGGATCGCCAGGATTTCGCCGCGGCGCAGAATTCGGAACACGTGGGAATGTTCGATTTGCTGGCTGTGGCTCTTTGCCGATCGCAGTGTGGTGAGTGCGCCGGTTGACTCGACAGCCAGGATGCCAACGTGTTCGGCGGTACGTTCGGCAATCCGGACAGCGCGTGTGGGTGAAGCGACGACGTTGACGTATTCGAAGCATCGCGAGTACTCACTGAGTTGCAGGTCCAACCTGCCAAGGGTGTCGAGGTCTGTCTTGATCTCATGGGCGGTGGCGGTCGTTCCGACTGTTACGACGTCGGCGACGGCTTGGCCGGCCGCTAGTTCGAGTAGTGCGTTGACGGGGCGTGGGGGCTCAGTGGTGCTGGTTGCGTGGCGCAGCAGGGTGTTCTTGTAGACGTACTCGTTGCGGTAAGCGCGAGTGAGCGTTGCATAGCTGCTGTCGAATGCGGCCGATAGGGTGTCGCGTGGATCAGCTCCGTCGAGCACCGGGAGCAGCTGTTGTGGCAATACCGTTGCGCTTCTGGCCATTTGACGGATCGTTGCCGTGGAGAAGGCCTGCGCGAGCGTGTGCAGACCAACCGGAGTGGTCGAGCTTTGGCCGGTGCCGGCTCTGGTGGTCACTATCTGAGTGTGCCAATGCCAGCTGCGCTCAATGTCTGCGTTTTGCCGCTATTTTGGTCCGGCTGAGGGGAAAGTGCCCGCGGTCAAGTGATGGTCGCCGCGGGCACTTTCTGGTGTGGTTGGTCAGGGGAAGCGCTGGTAGCACTGCTCGGCATTGCCGGTGAGGCCGGATCGGAATGCCGCGATGCGGGTGAATCCGGCCGGCACCGTGTTGCCGTCCTTGTCGCTGGCCACCCAGCCGTTGGTGAGCAAGCCCGCGACGGCTTCGTCGAGGTCTCCTGCGGTGAGTTGGAAGGTGTTGCCCGAGGGCAGTTTGACCGGTTCGGACATGTCGCGGTTGGCCAGGCCGGTCATGCATGCCGTGCGAAGTGCAGCCGAGGCGCCGGTGAGGGACGCGCCGTGGGCGTGTTGCAGCGCCTGCATGTATCGGGAGGTGACGATCGACATTGCAGAGTTGTCGCCTTGCAGGAGAACGCCTTTGGACTCGTCTCCGGAGGCGCCGATCTCTTTAAGCGCTGAGAGGTCGACGGTGATGGTGTTGGTGGCTGGGCAGTAGTCGGCCGGAGATTTGGTGTCTTGGCCATCTGGGCACGGCGCCGCGTCGTAGGCCAGCTTCGGCGCGTTGGCCGGGGTGTAGATGGTGTTGAGCAGCTCCATCAGCGCGGTGAGGGTTTCTTCGTTGATCGGGGAGTTGGGCGATTGAAGGTTGCCTTTGTCGTCCTCCTGCAGGGCGATCGGCAGGTTCGCGCGGCGCTGGTCGATTTCGTCGAGGTTGATCTCGGTGCAGGCGCTGTTGCCAGTGGTGAACCCCATCTGGAAGGCGGTGACGCGGTCCAGAGCGGTGCCGTGACCGTCTTCGACGAGCTCGCTGTATTCCGGGGTGATGAGCGGGTCACGGATGGCGATGGCGGCGGCAAGGACGCGGTTGAGGCCATCGCCGGTGTTGATGGTGAACCGTTTCGAGTTGCCCTCGGCGACCCAGCGCATGTAGGAGCCGGCGAAGCAGTCGGCTTGCTGCTCAAACACGATGGTCGGCGTGCGCCGGTTGACCAGGCCGGCCATGCGCTGCACTGCGTGACCGTACTCGTGAGCCAGCAATGCGGGGATGCTCATCGTGCCGAAGTACTTCTGCCCGGTGGGCACCAGCGCGCCGCGGTCCCAGGCGATCATTCTTTCGCTGTGGCAGTAGAACGCGTTCGGGTTTTTGTACGGGCTCGACCCACACAGTTCGCGGGCGGCGGGGTCGGTTGAGTCGTAGGACACCAGGGTCTGGACTGGGCGAAATG is from Mycolicibacterium alvei and encodes:
- a CDS encoding sce7726 family protein, which produces MTTRAGTGQSSTTPVGLHTLAQAFSTATIRQMARSATVLPQQLLPVLDGADPRDTLSAAFDSSYATLTRAYRNEYVYKNTLLRHATSTTEPPRPVNALLELAAGQAVADVVTVGTTATAHEIKTDLDTLGRLDLQLSEYSRCFEYVNVVASPTRAVRIAERTAEHVGILAVESTGALTTLRSAKSHSQQIEHSHVFRILRRGEILAILQRQMGYQPDVPSAKLWSRTAGLFTQIPIDIAHREFVQELRSRDHKSFAQAQAIGLPESLYANAYALKLTRPAWRRVQVHLSRRVGDTWQYIRPR
- a CDS encoding neutral zinc metallopeptidase, translating into MSRRKTAKKKNDQETPSTTPAHPRPSRLGAAARAFAATLVVIVVIGTAAILLFSTFAGNVVAGEPVSGLYDPDRVGGMPVTDGPSGLRGDAAAPEGTVIDTNNSDADKLALQSVNDVEEFWKQAYNGLDGAFRPVQTLVSYDSTDPAARELCGSSPYKNPNAFYCHSERMIAWDRGALVPTGQKYFGTMSIPALLAHEYGHAVQRMAGLVNRRTPTIVFEQQADCFAGSYMRWVAEGNSKRFTINTGDGLNRVLAAAIAIRDPLITPEYSELVEDGHGTALDRVTAFQMGFTTGNSACTEINLDEIDQRRANLPIALQEDDKGNLQSPNSPINEETLTALMELLNTIYTPANAPKLAYDAAPCPDGQDTKSPADYCPATNTITVDLSALKEIGASGDESKGVLLQGDNSAMSIVTSRYMQALQHAHGASLTGASAALRTACMTGLANRDMSEPVKLPSGNTFQLTAGDLDEAVAGLLTNGWVASDKDGNTVPAGFTRIAAFRSGLTGNAEQCYQRFP